A genome region from Methanococcoides burtonii DSM 6242 includes the following:
- a CDS encoding C39 family peptidase, with protein MNRTNILSILLVLCIGIMLTANVSANQFEKTDNLDPFFVTIDSAELIASHYKQQIQTSVSDFSDWENAKIECSSTLYDLEGNPTVYAFEVSDKKQYMGYMLISASKRNYPILAFTKNEIPFENSEMKKKSIDSANQYMSKDTIEYESPKQLYLGGTYYLEEYDLKDRNGMTKNKIIVDLITGEAISSDELDLFSNENDESLQYSDKEEITVMWEELDAQISSSALNSYSYLTYSVMDHKIAGVPYYDYYLGCTPTAAANVLGYWEGGSYSSLPEGDTLISELATEMYTDSDGVTYTPLIDDGIEDVCSNHGYNNFDATNDYYLSWSEVKSEIDSSRPFMINMNSGGLASGRTQAYGQHSVACTGYLDSTTDYVILHDGWSGTDDHYLIFGNWGVAVATWVRP; from the coding sequence ATGAACAGAACAAATATATTAAGTATTTTATTGGTTTTGTGCATTGGCATTATGTTAACGGCTAATGTTAGTGCAAACCAGTTTGAAAAAACAGACAATCTGGACCCATTTTTTGTAACAATTGATAGTGCAGAGTTAATCGCCTCTCATTACAAACAACAAATTCAAACATCGGTTTCTGATTTTTCTGACTGGGAAAATGCAAAAATTGAATGCTCATCAACTTTGTATGATCTTGAAGGAAATCCGACTGTATATGCATTCGAAGTTTCTGACAAGAAGCAATATATGGGCTATATGTTGATATCTGCATCTAAAAGAAACTATCCAATTTTAGCATTTACTAAAAATGAAATTCCATTTGAAAATTCTGAAATGAAGAAAAAATCAATAGATAGTGCTAATCAATATATGTCAAAAGATACAATTGAGTATGAAAGCCCAAAGCAATTATACTTAGGTGGAACTTACTATCTCGAAGAATATGACCTGAAAGATAGAAATGGTATGACTAAAAACAAAATTATAGTTGACCTAATTACAGGGGAAGCAATTTCTAGTGATGAATTAGATTTGTTCTCTAATGAAAACGATGAATCTTTGCAATATAGCGATAAAGAAGAAATAACTGTTATGTGGGAGGAATTAGATGCACAAATTAGTTCAAGTGCATTAAATTCATACTCTTATCTAACATATTCTGTAATGGACCATAAAATTGCTGGCGTTCCTTACTATGATTATTATCTAGGATGTACCCCTACTGCAGCTGCAAATGTATTGGGATATTGGGAAGGAGGATCATATTCATCTTTACCTGAAGGAGATACATTGATTTCTGAATTAGCAACTGAAATGTATACTGATTCAGATGGGGTTACATACACTCCATTAATTGATGATGGTATTGAAGATGTTTGTAGTAATCATGGATACAATAACTTTGATGCAACTAATGACTATTACTTATCGTGGAGCGAAGTAAAATCTGAAATTGATAGCAGTCGACCATTTATGATTAATATGAATAGTGGAGGATTGGCAAGTGGGAGAACTCAAGCGTATGGACAACACAGCGTTGCATGTACTGGTTATCTAGATTCCACTACTGATTATGTAATATTGCACGACGGTTGGTCTGGCACTGATGATCATTATCTGATATTTGGGAATTGGGGAGTAGCTGTTGCTACCTGGGTTAGACCCTAA
- a CDS encoding JAB domain-containing protein — protein sequence MLFIRTIHIQFNLHVLDHVIIGDGRYISLKEEGYIN from the coding sequence ATGCTGTTTATCAGGACAATACATATCCAGTTCAATCTTCATGTTCTCGACCATGTGATCATCGGGGATGGCAGGTATATCAGTTTGAAAGAGGAAGGCTACATAAACTAA
- a CDS encoding ISNCY-like element ISMbu11 family transposase, with protein sequence MYQPMKYYYDVSDGICTRDSIANYLNTDNASICQFLYFLDIDDIASYVESSYYADKDWHFRYKVSSMIKLIVVKCYRNLSFEKTISTLTKEEAQLLSFEDNNGIMNLPSPATLHHFVKYRLGKTGLDEVMFKIGKNISKNTKIRDAKTDSTPLEASRYDKYADYNPHYNCKMDKAHITMIGTLPIYMTHTKGASHDSPELKKHIDALVEMGVDIDTYALDGGYDSFRNHADIWYKLNAKPVIAYSSDSKVQYEGMMERIDHWVNKMWKLGGSIHMKYEEKLHFLYENGREKQVGMHLRNKNIKDDGFDEDYSHRGECERVHNHIKLTVKFDIRGMKNGSKKLYSVMNFVAYQLLVATNLQNGVKETNSFANYV encoded by the coding sequence ATGTACCAGCCCATGAAATATTATTACGATGTTTCGGACGGAATCTGTACCAGAGATTCAATTGCTAACTATCTGAACACAGATAATGCATCAATATGCCAATTTTTGTATTTCTTAGATATCGATGACATTGCTTCTTATGTTGAAAGTAGCTATTATGCCGATAAGGACTGGCACTTTCGGTATAAGGTTTCGTCAATGATAAAGCTCATCGTTGTGAAATGTTATAGAAACCTCTCATTTGAGAAAACAATATCGACCTTAACAAAAGAAGAAGCGCAGCTTCTTTCTTTTGAAGACAATAACGGCATTATGAATCTTCCATCCCCTGCAACACTGCATCATTTTGTAAAATACAGACTTGGAAAAACTGGACTCGATGAAGTAATGTTCAAAATTGGAAAGAATATCTCCAAAAATACAAAGATTAGAGATGCGAAAACAGATTCAACTCCACTTGAAGCATCAAGATATGACAAGTATGCAGATTACAATCCGCATTATAATTGTAAGATGGACAAAGCTCACATCACCATGATTGGAACACTTCCAATCTACATGACTCATACAAAAGGTGCTTCTCACGATTCTCCTGAATTGAAGAAACATATTGATGCATTGGTAGAAATGGGAGTTGACATTGACACTTATGCATTGGATGGAGGTTATGATTCATTCAGGAATCATGCAGATATCTGGTATAAGTTGAATGCAAAACCAGTGATTGCATACTCTTCGGATTCTAAAGTTCAATACGAGGGAATGATGGAAAGAATTGATCACTGGGTTAACAAAATGTGGAAACTTGGTGGATCTATTCATATGAAATATGAAGAAAAACTTCATTTCCTCTATGAAAATGGAAGAGAAAAACAGGTAGGTATGCACTTGCGAAACAAGAATATCAAAGATGATGGATTCGATGAAGATTATTCGCACAGGGGTGAATGTGAACGAGTACACAATCATATTAAGTTGACTGTAAAGTTCGACATCAGAGGAATGAAAAATGGCAGTAAGAAACTGTATTCAGTTATGAATTTCGTTGCATATCAATTGCTTGTAGCTACAAATTTGCAAAATGGAGTTAAAGAAACTAACTCATTTGCAAATTATGTATGA
- the mmp11 gene encoding methanogenesis marker protein 11 yields MKEVELTDPYTIPYRGIYAVCDENNEYAEIIEHTNCYSGAAWSRFHYARSPLVQKARAVGNMSRYLVKVDVCDLTLKPSVAAAGIESVVVDGDEVSITYAGLGGGGVGATKCRAFAQGVLRYDVGDSGGGKAAKGTIVVPRRQRVLIGIDDTDTKEEGATWSMTHNIATALNSNESVYLSHSLVQLFPVSAKTQNCVSTVLEFGCVSEEAKEELLEDLKNALLKYSVSEETGMVALSSFDASHMEEYSTMCRSGELTKDIAMEHAQKNGVEIWLDGNGVIGALASLAWFARPDESIDLEAKL; encoded by the coding sequence ATGAAAGAAGTAGAACTTACCGATCCCTATACGATCCCCTACAGGGGTATCTATGCGGTCTGTGATGAAAATAACGAGTATGCAGAGATCATCGAGCATACGAATTGCTATAGTGGTGCTGCATGGTCACGCTTCCATTATGCCCGGTCACCCCTTGTACAAAAGGCACGTGCAGTTGGCAACATGAGCCGCTACCTTGTGAAAGTTGATGTTTGCGATCTTACACTTAAGCCATCAGTGGCTGCTGCCGGGATAGAATCTGTTGTGGTTGACGGGGATGAGGTATCCATCACCTATGCAGGTCTTGGAGGCGGGGGCGTGGGTGCCACTAAATGCAGGGCATTTGCCCAAGGAGTACTACGCTATGATGTGGGTGACTCAGGTGGCGGAAAGGCTGCCAAGGGCACCATAGTCGTTCCAAGGCGGCAGCGTGTGCTTATCGGGATAGATGATACAGATACGAAGGAAGAGGGAGCTACGTGGTCAATGACACACAACATTGCTACGGCACTTAATAGCAATGAATCCGTCTATCTTTCCCATTCCCTTGTTCAATTGTTCCCGGTCTCGGCTAAAACACAGAACTGCGTATCCACAGTGCTTGAATTTGGTTGTGTGAGCGAGGAAGCGAAGGAAGAGCTCCTTGAAGACCTGAAAAATGCACTTCTCAAATACAGCGTATCCGAGGAGACCGGCATGGTAGCACTTTCCTCGTTCGATGCATCCCATATGGAAGAATACAGCACCATGTGTCGCAGCGGTGAGCTGACCAAGGACATTGCAATGGAACATGCACAGAAGAATGGTGTTGAAATCTGGCTCGATGGCAATGGCGTGATAGGTGCATTGGCATCCCTTGCATGGTTTGCCCGTCCTGATGAATCGATCGATCTGGAAGCTAAGCTATGA
- a CDS encoding thiamine pyrophosphate-dependent enzyme gives MNDPEGQNGPVEVTGLEALYAAAMDCGVKMITAVAGFPTTAVIEHFEKNSPAEVTILWMTNEKAALETALGASVSGRRALTITKHVGMNVLSDPLITSVTHTIGAGLVIIAGDDPGVKASQNEQDSRWYGEVAEVAVFDPSNPDAAYRSLIRAFELSESTKTPVIVRITDRLEKATGPVTRSEDIKKTEATFDRSVWKLTMRGKHQHFHINVQPLLVDEAENTSLTLHVKAGKTGIISSGYPSLLVDELLSERQLEVSHLSLNVVSPLPVRKLRDFISDHKKVLVVEESEAFIESHINICENVLGKMSGHLPYGRIEKEQIGFAIENIDKDKVTKYTFIETIGERGSRSLCEDCLFLPVYRMLHDLDIFIAGDMGCSIRSASAPLEAVDVGFALGAAISTAAGFDKKSVAVIGDFGLSHSGIVGLINAVETKRDVLVMVLDNRTAAMTGGQSTPDLTEAVKALCDDATVFEFNDPELAGSRIKELEELVKDRLTVDGVSVIYVKADCVLYR, from the coding sequence ATGAACGATCCTGAGGGTCAGAATGGACCTGTGGAGGTCACGGGGCTTGAAGCCCTTTATGCTGCAGCCATGGACTGTGGCGTAAAGATGATAACTGCAGTTGCCGGGTTTCCCACGACAGCCGTGATCGAACATTTTGAAAAGAACTCTCCTGCTGAAGTGACCATTCTGTGGATGACCAATGAGAAAGCTGCCCTGGAGACCGCACTCGGTGCTTCCGTTTCAGGTAGAAGGGCACTTACCATCACAAAACACGTGGGCATGAATGTCCTTTCCGACCCTCTCATAACCTCTGTCACACATACGATCGGCGCGGGACTTGTAATAATAGCAGGCGATGATCCGGGGGTTAAAGCCTCCCAGAACGAGCAGGATTCACGATGGTACGGTGAGGTGGCAGAGGTCGCGGTGTTCGACCCGTCGAACCCTGATGCTGCATACAGGTCACTTATCAGAGCATTCGAACTCTCCGAAAGTACAAAGACCCCTGTTATAGTCAGGATAACAGACCGTCTGGAAAAAGCCACAGGTCCTGTCACAAGATCAGAGGATATTAAGAAAACAGAAGCTACATTTGACAGGTCTGTCTGGAAGCTGACAATGCGTGGCAAGCACCAGCATTTTCACATAAATGTACAGCCATTGCTTGTGGATGAAGCAGAGAATACTTCTCTGACACTACATGTTAAAGCAGGCAAGACAGGCATAATTTCTTCTGGATATCCCTCTTTGCTTGTAGATGAGCTATTGTCCGAAAGACAGCTTGAGGTTTCGCATCTTTCACTTAATGTTGTATCTCCGCTTCCTGTCAGGAAATTAAGAGATTTCATATCCGACCATAAAAAAGTTCTCGTTGTTGAGGAAAGTGAAGCCTTTATCGAATCCCACATAAATATTTGCGAGAACGTACTGGGAAAGATGAGCGGGCATCTCCCATATGGTCGCATTGAAAAAGAGCAGATCGGTTTTGCGATCGAGAACATCGATAAAGATAAGGTAACTAAATATACTTTTATTGAGACCATTGGGGAAAGGGGTTCACGTTCTTTGTGCGAGGACTGTCTTTTCCTGCCGGTCTACAGAATGCTTCATGATCTGGATATTTTCATAGCAGGTGATATGGGCTGCTCCATACGCAGTGCCTCTGCACCCCTTGAAGCCGTTGATGTCGGATTTGCACTTGGTGCTGCCATTTCCACAGCTGCAGGTTTCGATAAAAAGTCCGTTGCTGTCATAGGTGACTTCGGACTGTCACATTCCGGCATCGTAGGTCTGATAAATGCTGTCGAGACAAAACGTGACGTGCTCGTCATGGTGCTGGACAACAGGACAGCAGCAATGACAGGCGGACAATCCACACCTGACCTTACGGAAGCTGTAAAAGCGCTTTGTGATGATGCCACTGTCTTTGAGTTCAATGATCCGGAGCTTGCTGGTAGCAGGATAAAGGAACTTGAAGAGCTTGTGAAGGACAGGCTTACCGTTGATGGGGTTTCTGTTATTTATGTCAAGGCTGACTGTGTTCTGTATAGGTGA
- the tnpC gene encoding IS66 family transposase, giving the protein MNTKRKEILAVYEQGPEAVVTLVTTLYDIIAEQQTIIELQAARITELEERVKKLEEQLKKNSRNSSKPPSTDVFINEKPKTKSRRKKSGKKPGGQKDHPGTTLRMVDVPDEVIIHKVHKCSNCERSLEDFEQQIKNFLIESPVINCDETGMRIEGKRQWLHVASTNKMTCYCPHQKRGSDAMNAMGILPNFNGTVVHDFWKSYYKYDCDHSICNAHLLRELTSVSENDDQLWSKAMNILLIDVKKSVDQIREMSGCMKPERIKEFEDWYGQIIHIGIEENPQLQAKSKKRGRTKQTTAKNLLDRFIGYKNDILRFMHDLKVPFENNLAERDVRMMKVQQKISGTFRSMQGALIFSWVRSYISTVKKNQVPVMDAIRNAIAGMPFIPTIV; this is encoded by the coding sequence ATGAACACGAAACGCAAAGAAATCCTAGCAGTTTATGAACAAGGTCCCGAAGCAGTTGTCACTCTTGTCACTACATTGTACGACATCATTGCTGAACAACAAACGATCATAGAACTACAAGCTGCCAGAATAACCGAACTCGAAGAACGAGTTAAAAAGTTGGAAGAGCAACTCAAAAAAAACAGCCGAAACAGCAGTAAACCACCTTCAACTGATGTTTTTATTAATGAGAAACCAAAAACAAAAAGCAGACGAAAAAAGAGTGGAAAGAAACCAGGTGGTCAGAAAGACCATCCTGGAACTACTCTCAGAATGGTAGATGTTCCTGACGAAGTTATAATTCACAAAGTACACAAATGTAGCAATTGTGAGAGATCGCTTGAAGATTTCGAACAGCAGATCAAGAACTTCTTAATAGAATCTCCTGTGATAAATTGTGATGAAACTGGTATGAGGATAGAAGGAAAACGACAGTGGTTACATGTTGCTTCTACAAACAAAATGACATGTTATTGTCCTCATCAAAAAAGAGGCTCTGACGCAATGAATGCGATGGGAATCTTACCAAATTTTAATGGTACAGTAGTTCATGATTTCTGGAAATCATATTACAAATATGATTGTGATCATTCGATCTGTAATGCTCATCTATTGCGAGAATTAACAAGTGTAAGCGAGAACGATGATCAATTGTGGTCAAAAGCTATGAACATTCTACTTATTGATGTCAAAAAGTCAGTTGACCAGATCCGAGAAATGTCTGGTTGTATGAAACCAGAGAGAATTAAAGAGTTTGAAGATTGGTACGGCCAGATTATTCATATTGGGATAGAAGAAAATCCTCAACTTCAAGCCAAATCAAAGAAGCGAGGAAGAACTAAACAAACCACAGCAAAAAATCTGCTGGATCGGTTTATTGGTTATAAAAATGATATTCTCAGGTTTATGCATGATCTAAAAGTTCCATTTGAGAATAATCTTGCAGAAAGGGATGTGAGAATGATGAAAGTACAGCAGAAGATATCAGGTACATTCCGAAGTATGCAAGGAGCATTAATTTTCTCGTGGGTAAGAAGTTACATTTCTACTGTTAAGAAGAATCAGGTTCCTGTGATGGATGCAATTCGAAATGCAATTGCTGGAATGCCATTTATTCCAACAATTGTTTGA
- a CDS encoding DUF2115 domain-containing protein: MDTKELLASLEKDARRISNNDIMKARSFMLNYVKFLPEKYKKAYSTELFSYYYETFMEIKGLRSNPVIEEIDIETYNELVKNYSQQFNEDPLESYFQRFMSVVTPYLIFITKKPLHPVGMILPGGMTIMEPNGEYYCPIKNKQTEVDIALCKYCICKDNEEVVKTDRYMCGKSFRY; this comes from the coding sequence ATGGACACCAAAGAACTTCTTGCATCCCTGGAAAAGGATGCAAGAAGAATATCGAATAACGACATTATGAAAGCACGTTCATTCATGCTCAATTACGTTAAGTTCCTACCAGAGAAATATAAAAAAGCCTATTCGACAGAATTATTTAGTTATTACTATGAGACTTTTATGGAAATAAAGGGCTTAAGATCGAATCCTGTGATCGAAGAGATAGATATCGAAACATACAACGAACTTGTTAAAAATTACAGCCAGCAATTCAATGAAGATCCCCTTGAAAGCTACTTTCAGAGATTTATGAGTGTAGTAACACCATACTTGATATTCATAACAAAAAAACCACTACACCCCGTAGGTATGATCTTGCCCGGGGGAATGACAATAATGGAACCAAATGGTGAATATTACTGCCCGATCAAAAACAAGCAAACGGAAGTAGACATTGCCCTCTGCAAATATTGTATTTGCAAGGACAACGAAGAAGTTGTAAAAACGGATAGATATATGTGTGGTAAAAGCTTTAGATATTAG
- a CDS encoding TlpA family protein disulfide reductase, whose amino-acid sequence MDTITGDTFKISDFEGQTIILETFAVWCPTCLQQQKKMEKLAGIELGHW is encoded by the coding sequence ATGGATACCATAACTGGTGACACTTTTAAAATAAGCGATTTTGAAGGACAAACGATAATATTAGAGACTTTTGCAGTCTGGTGCCCAACCTGCTTACAGCAGCAAAAAAAGATGGAAAAGCTTGCAGGAATAGAACTTGGACACTGGTGA
- a CDS encoding thioredoxin domain-containing protein → MTNNDKGTKNRLINEKNPYLLQHANDSVDWYPWTEEAFEKAKNEDKPIFLSIGYSTCHWCHVMAKESFRNKDVAKMMNDTFVSIKVDREERPDIDSVYMDICQKMNGSGGWPLTIIMTPEKVPFIAATYIPLKSGFGRKGMLEIIPWIEHLWKEEHNKIVEQTELIKTALSEKSENSHNEEVTEEIIHRTYTYLANNFDNENGGFGTSPKFPSPHNISYLLRYWKRTGNPTALQMVERTLQAMRKGGIYDHIGFGFHRYSTDSSWLVPHFEKMLYDQALLIIAYTEAYQATNKEEYSNTANEIIEYILRDMTSPDGGFYCAGDADSEEVEGRFYTWELSEIESILNREDHPIFRDAFNVRPEGNFLEESTHRPNGKNILHLEKDLESIEKQYNITRKEIDHIIERCRKQLFSTREKRIHPSKDDKILTDWNGLMLAALSISGRVMGNKRYIDIAKRNADLLISERMKENGELYHNYSSNKEPTIGFLDDYAFFTWGLIELYEATFEVTYLAKALQLTDYMIENFKDTINGGFFHTSNKSETLLFRKKEVYDGAIPSGNSVEINNLLKLSKLTGNPELNSEAIDTSNAFASTIYAMPFGYTHFIAGLDLALAPSVEIVIAGELDSEDTQLMLNNINEEFIPGKTVIVKSEKNEKELERIAPYTSTLKTQNQKATAYVCQGHECTLPTTDPQIIVEILKKIHNIQ, encoded by the coding sequence ATGACAAACAATGATAAGGGTACTAAGAATAGATTGATCAATGAAAAAAATCCATACCTTTTACAGCATGCTAACGATTCTGTGGATTGGTATCCATGGACAGAAGAAGCATTTGAAAAAGCAAAAAATGAGGATAAGCCAATATTCCTCTCCATTGGCTATTCAACATGCCATTGGTGCCATGTGATGGCAAAAGAATCCTTCAGGAACAAAGACGTTGCTAAAATGATGAACGACACGTTTGTCAGTATCAAAGTGGACAGAGAGGAACGCCCAGATATCGATTCAGTATACATGGACATCTGCCAGAAAATGAACGGCAGCGGAGGATGGCCCCTTACCATTATAATGACCCCGGAGAAGGTACCTTTCATTGCAGCCACATACATTCCCCTTAAAAGCGGGTTTGGAAGAAAAGGAATGCTCGAGATCATACCATGGATAGAACATCTCTGGAAAGAAGAACACAACAAAATAGTCGAACAGACCGAGCTGATAAAAACGGCCTTATCCGAAAAAAGTGAGAACTCGCATAACGAAGAAGTAACTGAAGAGATAATTCATAGAACTTACACATATCTTGCAAATAATTTCGATAACGAAAATGGGGGATTCGGAACCTCACCGAAATTCCCATCCCCCCATAACATATCATATCTTCTACGCTACTGGAAAAGAACAGGAAACCCAACAGCCCTGCAAATGGTCGAAAGAACATTACAGGCAATGAGAAAAGGTGGAATATATGACCACATCGGATTTGGATTTCACAGATATTCCACTGATAGCTCATGGCTTGTCCCGCATTTCGAGAAGATGCTGTATGACCAGGCATTGCTTATCATTGCATATACGGAAGCCTATCAAGCCACTAACAAAGAAGAATATTCGAATACAGCAAATGAGATCATTGAATATATCCTACGAGATATGACCTCACCTGATGGCGGATTCTATTGTGCTGGAGATGCTGACAGCGAGGAAGTAGAAGGTAGGTTCTACACATGGGAACTTTCGGAAATTGAGAGTATATTGAATCGTGAAGATCATCCTATCTTCAGAGATGCTTTTAATGTTCGACCTGAAGGCAATTTCCTCGAAGAAAGTACGCATCGGCCTAACGGAAAGAACATACTACACCTGGAGAAAGACCTGGAAAGCATTGAAAAACAATACAACATAACACGCAAAGAAATAGATCACATAATAGAACGATGCCGTAAACAACTATTTTCTACACGTGAAAAAAGGATACATCCTTCAAAGGATGATAAGATATTAACAGACTGGAACGGACTGATGTTAGCAGCACTCTCGATCAGTGGTCGCGTAATGGGCAACAAAAGATACATTGATATTGCAAAAAGAAACGCCGACCTGTTAATATCCGAGCGTATGAAAGAAAATGGTGAGCTCTACCACAATTATTCCAGCAACAAAGAGCCAACGATTGGGTTCCTCGATGACTATGCATTCTTTACATGGGGACTGATAGAGCTATATGAAGCGACTTTTGAGGTCACTTATCTCGCAAAGGCTCTGCAACTCACAGATTATATGATTGAGAATTTTAAAGATACGATAAATGGAGGGTTCTTCCACACATCCAATAAAAGTGAGACTTTGCTTTTCAGAAAAAAAGAAGTATATGACGGAGCTATTCCAAGCGGAAATTCAGTAGAAATAAACAACCTCCTCAAACTTTCAAAGCTTACTGGCAATCCCGAATTAAATAGTGAAGCAATAGATACGTCAAATGCTTTCGCATCCACAATATATGCCATGCCATTTGGTTACACACATTTCATTGCAGGTCTGGATCTTGCATTAGCCCCCTCTGTGGAAATTGTGATAGCAGGAGAGCTTGATTCCGAAGACACACAGCTTATGCTAAACAACATCAATGAAGAGTTCATTCCCGGTAAAACAGTTATTGTTAAAAGCGAAAAAAATGAGAAGGAACTGGAAAGAATAGCACCATACACATCCACACTTAAAACACAAAATCAAAAAGCAACTGCCTATGTCTGCCAGGGTCATGAATGCACGTTGCCCACAACTGATCCCCAAATAATAGTAGAGATCTTAAAGAAGATCCATAATATCCAGTGA
- a CDS encoding DUF2551 domain-containing protein, translating to MASIRSRIKERLNKFIELDVNGFRSYVLSVFLSVKKSTIDELHQAIAKKYDVSRSAVASMVGYIHSKLGILRSHKESYKTPIVYSLKEEYADLLKSELTSKGIISS from the coding sequence ATGGCATCTATTCGATCTAGGATTAAAGAGCGGCTTAATAAGTTTATTGAGCTGGATGTAAATGGGTTTCGGAGCTATGTTCTATCTGTGTTTCTGAGTGTTAAGAAATCTACAATCGATGAATTGCACCAAGCTATCGCTAAAAAATACGATGTTTCCAGGAGTGCAGTAGCTTCTATGGTAGGATATATTCATTCAAAGCTTGGTATTCTGCGATCTCACAAGGAGTCTTATAAGACCCCAATTGTCTATTCTTTAAAGGAAGAATATGCAGATCTCTTGAAATCTGAGCTCACATCTAAAGGGATAATTTCATCCTGA
- a CDS encoding potassium channel family protein, translating to MRVIVVGAGSLGIHLTRNMIAQGKEVILIEKDEAIAKELAETMDCTVINAEGTRPDILEKADIDNADAVVACTTNDQNNILIGLIARDAKVGKVILKIEDRQFMDIASKLGFYYMINPSSISSSYISDVLRGINTIELSNLVRYDVRFMGVMATDKIINMKLSEISLPQNSAFIGIYRKSEFILAEKDPKLYEKDELILVTKADMISTVNEVLGRNIET from the coding sequence ATGAGAGTTATTGTAGTCGGAGCCGGTTCACTGGGAATACATCTTACCAGGAACATGATCGCACAGGGTAAAGAGGTCATACTTATCGAGAAAGATGAAGCTATAGCTAAAGAGCTTGCAGAAACCATGGATTGCACGGTGATAAATGCCGAAGGCACAAGACCTGATATCCTTGAAAAAGCAGATATCGATAATGCAGACGCAGTTGTTGCTTGCACAACCAATGATCAGAACAACATTCTCATCGGATTGATAGCCAGAGATGCCAAGGTTGGCAAAGTTATTCTCAAGATAGAGGACAGGCAATTCATGGATATCGCAAGCAAGCTTGGATTCTATTATATGATAAACCCATCCAGCATATCTTCCAGCTACATATCAGATGTCCTCAGAGGAATAAATACAATTGAACTGAGTAATCTGGTACGTTATGATGTGCGTTTTATGGGCGTGATGGCTACTGACAAGATAATTAATATGAAATTGTCCGAGATCTCACTACCACAGAATAGTGCATTCATAGGCATCTACCGTAAAAGCGAATTCATCCTTGCGGAAAAGGATCCTAAATTGTATGAAAAGGATGAACTGATCCTTGTCACAAAGGCCGATATGATAAGCACTGTGAATGAAGTTTTGGGTAGAAATATCGAGACATGA